Proteins from a genomic interval of uncultured Campylobacter sp.:
- a CDS encoding GNAT family N-acetyltransferase, which translates to MILNARKDDAARCIELLNLAMEDIAFTLSGVSDPVKSDEILHKFFRSEINRLSYNNVFVFKFDGEIAGTICVYDGGEIDVLDGPIRTHLQMLGSNEFPQTECFADELYIDSLAVDERFRGRGIAKELIKFTFDLAAKRNIKKVALIVDEKKPKTMAFYERLGFETDCEMIINSHKYYHMIKEIK; encoded by the coding sequence ATGATTTTAAATGCCCGAAAAGACGACGCCGCGCGCTGCATAGAGCTGTTAAATTTAGCCATGGAGGACATCGCTTTTACGCTTAGCGGCGTGAGCGACCCAGTTAAGAGCGATGAAATTTTGCATAAATTTTTTAGAAGCGAGATAAACCGCCTAAGCTACAACAACGTTTTCGTTTTTAAATTTGACGGCGAGATCGCGGGGACGATTTGCGTTTACGACGGAGGCGAGATCGATGTGCTAGATGGGCCCATTAGGACGCATTTGCAGATGCTCGGCTCAAACGAATTTCCGCAGACCGAGTGCTTTGCTGACGAGCTATATATCGATAGTCTTGCCGTGGACGAGAGATTTCGCGGACGAGGTATCGCAAAAGAGCTGATCAAATTTACGTTTGATTTGGCCGCTAAGAGAAATATCAAGAAAGTAGCTCTCATCGTCGATGAAAAAAAGCCTAAAACCATGGCTTTTTACGAGCGTTTGGGCTTTGAGACCGACTGCGAAATGATCATAAATTCTCACAAATACTACCATATGATAAAGGAGATAAAATGA
- the lgt gene encoding prolipoprotein diacylglyceryl transferase: MSWWNDFYINFDPVAFELFGIKVHWYGMMYVLALLVALGMAKFIVKRDNMQISNSLLDNYFFWVEIGVILGARLGYIVIYDPNTAYYLTHPWQIFNPFHNGEFVGIRGMSYHGAVVGFLIATWAFCRKFKQNLWQLLDLVALSIPLGYFFGRIGNFLNQELFGRITDVSWAINVAGQMRHPSQIYEAVLEGLVVFAILFIYRRFKKFDGELIALYAVLYTLARFICEFFREPDFGLGFVFLNLSMGQILSLLMLACGILLYVILNKKYTNF, from the coding sequence ATGAGTTGGTGGAACGACTTTTATATAAATTTTGATCCCGTCGCGTTTGAGCTGTTTGGCATCAAGGTGCACTGGTACGGGATGATGTACGTCCTAGCGCTTTTGGTGGCGCTCGGGATGGCTAAATTTATCGTCAAGCGCGATAATATGCAAATTTCAAATTCGCTGCTTGATAACTATTTCTTCTGGGTGGAAATCGGCGTGATACTGGGCGCAAGGCTCGGCTATATCGTCATTTACGATCCAAATACCGCTTATTATCTCACTCATCCTTGGCAAATTTTTAACCCCTTTCACAACGGCGAATTCGTCGGTATCCGCGGTATGAGCTATCACGGCGCGGTGGTTGGGTTTTTGATAGCTACGTGGGCTTTTTGCCGTAAATTTAAGCAAAATTTGTGGCAGCTTTTGGATCTCGTCGCGCTTAGCATTCCGCTTGGATATTTTTTTGGTCGTATCGGAAATTTTTTAAACCAAGAGCTGTTCGGTCGTATCACGGACGTCTCATGGGCGATCAATGTCGCGGGACAGATGCGTCACCCGTCGCAAATTTACGAAGCCGTTTTAGAGGGACTTGTCGTTTTTGCTATTCTTTTTATTTATAGACGATTTAAGAAATTTGACGGCGAGCTTATCGCGCTTTATGCCGTGCTTTATACTTTGGCTAGATTTATCTGCGAGTTCTTTAGAGAGCCTGATTTTGGGTTGGGTTTCGTGTTTTTAAATTTATCAATGGGACAAATTTTATCTCTTTTAATGCTTGCCTGCGGTATTTTACTTTATGTAATCTTAAATAAAAAATATACAAATTTTTAA
- a CDS encoding heavy-metal-associated domain-containing protein produces MTKFKVANIHCENCANTIKNALGDEYGEIKVDLGVEPRVVSVNLDGKDEAKFKEELDDLGFSVIGKI; encoded by the coding sequence ATGACTAAATTTAAGGTTGCTAATATCCACTGCGAAAACTGCGCAAACACCATAAAAAACGCTCTTGGTGATGAATACGGCGAGATAAAGGTCGATCTTGGCGTAGAACCAAGGGTCGTGAGCGTAAATTTAGACGGCAAGGACGAGGCGAAATTTAAAGAGGAGCTGGATGATTTGGGATTTAGCGTCATAGGGAAGATTTGA
- a CDS encoding cation-translocating P-type ATPase: MQNIKLNIAGMTCVNCSNAIERVTKKISGVIDAKVSFANGSGEFIIESAEVQAAIEEKIKKLGYGVAKDLAEFEAKREKHILNLRRNFLAAAAFSAVIMALEMSEQPSVAKSAIMLALAFITIATCGRDFFIHAYGALKNKNFDMNVLVALGTSTAFAYSLGVFIAGEHLPENMRHLYVSGAAMITAFVLLGKFLEERSKARAGDYIKSLMNMSPKTALVLQKDGSALEVDAVSLKIGDVAVVKSGYAVPCDGVVINGGAEIDTSMLTGESLPVYKKQGDEVNAGTINLNGYINVKVTKLANQTLLSQILELLSDASSKKMTISRFADRVANIFVPSVIAIAVVTFFAWFAITGNALQGVLSAVCVLIISCPCALGLATPIAIVSSLSLGAKNGILIKNPEVLEVLGGVKYAVFDKTGTLTKGEISVNFTDINDENLAKIAALETKSSHPISAAIVRYANELGLKILGDEKGFENIAGRGVKSDDESVIAGNEAFLSELGVEISAQAKEQIAKAQNEGNGVILAAVDKIYVGFIALSDTVKEDAVQAMQSLKNAGVTPVMLTGDNAFTAKNVAGKLGIEKVFAGMLPNEKFETIKRLQEEGGVLFVGDGINDAAPLKQANAGIAMSSGADIAKDAGDVVLVKNDLKSAVATINLANETMKTVKQNLFWAFVYNAVCIPVAAGVFAPLGFMLTPVYGAAAMCFSSVTVVLNSIRLRFKQI; the protein is encoded by the coding sequence ATGCAAAATATCAAACTAAACATCGCGGGCATGACCTGCGTAAACTGCTCAAACGCCATCGAGCGCGTAACTAAAAAGATCTCGGGCGTGATAGATGCGAAGGTCAGCTTTGCAAACGGCTCGGGTGAATTTATCATAGAAAGCGCCGAAGTACAAGCCGCGATAGAAGAAAAGATAAAAAAACTAGGCTACGGCGTGGCAAAGGATTTGGCGGAATTTGAAGCCAAGCGCGAGAAACATATCTTAAATTTACGCCGAAATTTCCTAGCCGCTGCAGCTTTTAGCGCGGTGATCATGGCGCTTGAGATGAGCGAGCAGCCAAGTGTGGCAAAATCAGCTATTATGCTGGCGCTTGCCTTTATTACGATAGCTACGTGCGGGCGGGATTTTTTCATCCATGCTTACGGCGCGCTAAAAAATAAAAATTTCGATATGAACGTACTCGTCGCGCTGGGAACAAGCACGGCGTTTGCGTATTCGCTGGGAGTTTTTATCGCGGGCGAGCACCTACCCGAAAACATGCGCCACCTCTACGTTTCTGGCGCAGCCATGATAACGGCTTTCGTGCTGCTGGGTAAATTTTTAGAAGAGCGCTCAAAAGCTCGCGCGGGCGATTATATAAAATCGCTCATGAATATGTCGCCAAAGACTGCTCTCGTACTACAAAAAGACGGTAGCGCGCTGGAAGTGGATGCCGTGAGCCTAAAAATAGGCGACGTCGCGGTCGTAAAGAGTGGCTACGCGGTGCCTTGCGACGGAGTCGTGATAAACGGCGGCGCAGAGATCGATACCTCGATGCTAACGGGCGAGAGCCTCCCTGTCTACAAGAAACAAGGCGACGAGGTCAATGCCGGAACGATAAATTTAAACGGCTACATCAACGTAAAGGTTACAAAGCTCGCTAATCAAACGCTTTTGTCGCAAATTTTAGAGCTTTTAAGCGATGCGTCGAGCAAAAAGATGACTATTAGCCGCTTTGCCGACCGCGTGGCAAATATCTTCGTGCCTAGCGTGATCGCTATCGCCGTCGTTACGTTTTTTGCATGGTTTGCGATTACGGGAAATGCGCTACAGGGCGTGCTAAGCGCGGTTTGCGTGCTCATTATCTCGTGTCCTTGCGCGCTGGGGCTAGCTACTCCGATAGCTATCGTCTCCTCGCTATCTCTGGGCGCTAAAAACGGAATCCTCATTAAAAATCCCGAGGTTTTAGAGGTTCTAGGCGGCGTGAAATACGCGGTATTTGACAAAACCGGAACGCTAACCAAGGGCGAAATTTCGGTAAATTTTACCGATATAAACGATGAAAATTTAGCCAAAATCGCCGCATTAGAGACCAAAAGCTCGCATCCGATATCAGCCGCTATCGTTAGGTACGCAAACGAGCTGGGGCTTAAAATTTTAGGCGACGAAAAGGGCTTTGAAAATATCGCCGGACGCGGCGTAAAAAGCGACGATGAGAGCGTGATAGCGGGCAATGAAGCATTTTTAAGCGAGCTTGGCGTGGAGATAAGCGCTCAGGCTAAAGAGCAAATCGCCAAAGCGCAAAACGAAGGAAACGGCGTAATACTCGCGGCCGTGGATAAAATTTACGTTGGATTTATAGCGCTTAGCGACACGGTAAAAGAAGACGCCGTGCAGGCTATGCAAAGCCTAAAAAACGCCGGCGTAACGCCTGTGATGCTAACCGGAGATAACGCCTTCACCGCTAAAAACGTGGCTGGCAAACTAGGTATAGAAAAGGTCTTTGCAGGTATGCTGCCTAATGAAAAATTTGAAACCATAAAACGCCTGCAAGAAGAGGGCGGAGTGCTGTTTGTCGGCGACGGTATCAACGACGCCGCACCGCTAAAGCAAGCAAATGCGGGCATCGCGATGAGTAGCGGCGCGGACATCGCAAAAGACGCCGGCGATGTAGTTTTGGTAAAAAACGATTTAAAAAGCGCGGTAGCTACGATAAATTTAGCCAACGAGACGATGAAAACGGTAAAGCAAAATTTATTTTGGGCGTTTGTTTATAACGCCGTTTGTATCCCCGTCGCGGCGGGAGTTTTTGCGCCGTTAGGATTTATGCTAACGCCTGTTTACGGGGCTGCAGCGATGTGCTTTAGCTCGGTTACTGTCGTGTTAAATTCGATCAGATTACGATTTAAGCAAATCTAA
- a CDS encoding fumarate reductase flavoprotein subunit, whose amino-acid sequence MNVKYYDALVIGGGLAGLRAAVAAGEKGLSTVVLSLIPVKRSHSAAAQGGMQASLGNSKMSEGDNEDVHFADTVKGSDWGCDQQVARMFCQTAPKAIRELAAWGVPWTRITKGERSAIINAQKTTIVEKEEVHGLIHSRDFGGTKKWRTCFTADATGHTMLFAVANEALKHNVEIHDRKEAIALIHANNRCYGAIVRDLVNGEITAYVAKGTLIATGGYGRVYKHTTNAVVCEGIGAAIALETGVAQLGNMEAVQFHPTPIVPSGILLTEGCRGDGGILRDVDGYRFMPDYEPEKKELASRDVVSRRIMEHIRAGKGVPSPYGYHVWLDISILGREHIEKNLRDVQEICEIFNGIDPADTEVYTDENGRQRGKGWAPILPMQHYSMGGIKTKPTGESPTLAGLFSAGEAACWDMHGFNRLGGNSVSETVVAGMIVGDYFADYCGKHEIEINTNDIEKFVKKEEEYLKSLVEKEGKFNVFEIKNKMKDIMWEHVAIFRTGEGLAVAVKELEELYKQSLDVKVTNKALFGNPELEEAYRVPKMLKLALCIAKGALDRTESRGAHCREDYPKRDDLNWLNRTLTSWKEGDTLPTIVYEPLDIMKMEIPPAFRGYGAKGNIIEHPDSAVRQAQVDEIRAKMEAEGKGRYEIQEALMHYDLQPKYKAPNERAGIGYE is encoded by the coding sequence ATGAACGTAAAATATTATGATGCATTAGTTATCGGAGGCGGTCTAGCGGGGCTTCGCGCTGCCGTTGCCGCTGGAGAAAAGGGGCTAAGTACGGTAGTTTTAAGCCTAATTCCCGTTAAACGCTCGCACTCTGCGGCTGCGCAAGGCGGCATGCAAGCCTCTTTGGGAAATTCAAAAATGAGCGAAGGCGACAACGAGGACGTACACTTTGCCGACACGGTAAAAGGTAGCGACTGGGGCTGCGATCAGCAAGTTGCGCGTATGTTTTGTCAAACCGCGCCTAAGGCGATTCGCGAGCTAGCCGCTTGGGGCGTGCCTTGGACTCGTATAACAAAAGGCGAGAGAAGCGCTATCATCAACGCTCAAAAAACGACTATCGTAGAAAAAGAAGAGGTCCACGGACTCATCCACTCTCGCGACTTTGGCGGAACTAAAAAATGGAGAACATGCTTTACGGCCGACGCCACCGGTCACACTATGCTTTTTGCCGTAGCGAACGAAGCTCTAAAGCACAATGTCGAAATCCACGATAGAAAAGAAGCTATCGCGCTAATCCACGCAAACAACCGCTGTTACGGCGCGATCGTTCGCGATCTAGTTAACGGCGAGATCACTGCATACGTCGCAAAAGGCACGCTAATCGCTACGGGCGGCTACGGAAGGGTTTATAAGCACACCACAAACGCCGTAGTTTGCGAGGGTATCGGCGCAGCCATCGCTCTTGAGACCGGTGTAGCTCAGCTAGGAAATATGGAAGCGGTGCAGTTTCACCCGACTCCGATCGTTCCGAGCGGTATCTTGCTAACGGAAGGTTGCCGCGGCGACGGCGGAATTTTACGCGACGTGGACGGATATCGCTTTATGCCAGACTACGAGCCTGAGAAAAAAGAACTAGCTAGCCGCGACGTCGTAAGCCGCCGCATCATGGAGCATATCCGCGCTGGTAAAGGCGTACCTAGCCCATACGGATATCACGTTTGGCTAGATATCTCGATCCTAGGACGCGAGCATATCGAGAAAAACTTACGCGACGTTCAAGAAATTTGCGAAATCTTTAACGGCATCGACCCTGCCGACACCGAAGTATATACCGACGAAAACGGTCGCCAACGCGGTAAAGGCTGGGCGCCGATATTGCCTATGCAGCACTACTCTATGGGTGGCATAAAAACTAAGCCTACAGGCGAGAGTCCGACGCTAGCGGGTCTATTTAGCGCCGGCGAGGCTGCTTGTTGGGATATGCACGGATTTAACCGTCTAGGCGGCAACTCCGTTTCAGAAACTGTCGTCGCGGGCATGATCGTGGGGGATTATTTTGCCGACTACTGCGGTAAACACGAGATCGAGATAAATACTAACGATATCGAAAAATTCGTTAAAAAAGAGGAAGAGTATCTAAAGAGCCTTGTCGAAAAAGAGGGCAAATTTAACGTATTTGAGATCAAAAACAAGATGAAAGACATCATGTGGGAGCACGTGGCGATCTTTAGAACGGGCGAAGGTCTAGCCGTAGCGGTAAAAGAGCTAGAGGAGCTTTATAAGCAATCTTTAGACGTCAAAGTCACAAACAAGGCGCTATTTGGCAACCCTGAGCTTGAGGAAGCCTACCGCGTACCAAAGATGCTAAAACTGGCCCTTTGTATCGCAAAAGGCGCGCTTGACCGCACCGAGAGCCGCGGAGCGCACTGCCGCGAGGACTATCCGAAACGCGACGACCTAAACTGGCTAAACAGAACTCTAACTAGCTGGAAAGAGGGCGATACACTACCGACTATCGTGTATGAGCCGCTTGATATTATGAAAATGGAAATTCCGCCGGCATTCCGCGGATACGGAGCTAAGGGTAACATCATCGAGCACCCCGACAGTGCCGTACGCCAAGCGCAGGTCGATGAGATCCGCGCCAAAATGGAAGCCGAAGGCAAAGGCAGATACGAGATCCAAGAAGCGCTAATGCACTATGATCTTCAGCCTAAATATAAAGCACCAAACGAAAGAGCAGGAATAGGATATGAGTAG
- a CDS encoding fumarate reductase cytochrome b subunit, whose amino-acid sequence MSGLIEGFLGRQADTKKSRTPAVWDRWQSITGLILACFILCHMIFTSTILFGKGAFNAVVGFAEAKFLFGEATWWITNVIAAVIFAVFIAHAFLAMRKFPANYRQYIMFKGHKDRMKHLDTTLWWFQFLTGFALFFAASAHLVDIVFGGHITADNSAKNFHQLEIFYFALLVFMVVHASVGMYRLYVKWISIDGVNKQEMFAKRNKAKTAIFAVFGALAVIALIADFVWISL is encoded by the coding sequence ATGAGTGGGCTAATCGAGGGCTTCTTGGGTAGGCAAGCGGATACGAAAAAAAGTCGTACTCCTGCCGTTTGGGACAGATGGCAAAGTATAACGGGACTAATTTTGGCCTGTTTTATTTTATGTCATATGATTTTTACCTCTACCATCTTGTTTGGTAAAGGCGCATTTAACGCTGTCGTAGGGTTTGCGGAGGCTAAATTTTTATTCGGCGAGGCTACGTGGTGGATCACTAACGTCATAGCTGCGGTAATATTCGCCGTTTTTATCGCTCACGCGTTTTTAGCGATGAGGAAATTTCCCGCAAACTATAGACAATACATTATGTTTAAAGGTCATAAAGACCGCATGAAACACCTTGATACTACGCTTTGGTGGTTTCAGTTTTTAACCGGTTTTGCTCTATTTTTCGCAGCTAGCGCGCACCTAGTTGATATAGTCTTTGGCGGACATATTACTGCAGATAATTCAGCTAAAAATTTTCATCAATTAGAAATTTTTTACTTCGCGCTACTTGTTTTCATGGTTGTTCACGCTAGCGTGGGAATGTACCGCCTATACGTAAAATGGATAAGCATCGACGGAGTAAACAAACAAGAGATGTTCGCAAAAAGAAATAAAGCCAAAACTGCGATATTTGCGGTTTTTGGAGCGCTCGCGGTCATCGCGCTGATCGCCGATTTCGTGTGGATCAGTCTTTAG
- a CDS encoding fumarate reductase iron-sulfur subunit — protein MSRKITIKAFKYNPLSKISKPHFATYELEETDGMTLFIALNQIREKFDPDLSFDFVCRAGICGSCGMLVNGTPKLACRTLTKDYPNGVIELMPLPVFKLLKDLSVDTGNWMNAMSKRVESWIHTDHETDISKLEEKVEPEVAQEVFELDRCIECGICVAACGTAIMRPDFIGAVGLNRVARFKIDALDKRTDEDFYELIGDDDGVFGCMTLLGCEDNCPKHLPLQSRIAYMRRKMAAVK, from the coding sequence ATGAGTAGAAAAATAACCATAAAAGCATTTAAATATAATCCGTTAAGCAAAATTTCAAAGCCGCATTTCGCGACCTACGAGCTAGAAGAAACCGACGGCATGACGCTTTTTATAGCGTTAAATCAAATTCGCGAGAAATTTGACCCGGATCTTAGCTTTGACTTCGTTTGCCGCGCCGGTATATGCGGTAGCTGCGGTATGCTAGTTAACGGTACGCCAAAGCTTGCTTGCCGTACACTAACCAAAGACTATCCAAACGGCGTGATCGAGCTTATGCCTCTGCCGGTATTTAAGCTACTAAAAGACCTAAGCGTAGACACGGGCAACTGGATGAACGCGATGAGTAAGCGCGTGGAGAGCTGGATACATACAGACCATGAGACCGATATCTCTAAGCTTGAGGAAAAGGTTGAACCTGAGGTAGCACAGGAAGTATTTGAGCTTGACCGCTGCATCGAGTGCGGTATCTGCGTGGCTGCATGCGGTACGGCTATCATGAGGCCTGATTTCATCGGTGCGGTCGGACTTAACCGCGTAGCAAGATTTAAAATCGACGCGCTTGATAAACGAACTGATGAGGACTTTTACGAGCTTATCGGCGACGATGACGGCGTATTTGGCTGTATGACGCTGCTAGGCTGTGAGGATAACTGCCCTAAACACCTCCCGCTACAAAGCAGGATCGCTTACATGCGCAGAAAGATGGCTGCGGTAAAGTAG
- a CDS encoding cation:dicarboxylase symporter family transporter → MNQNASIAAKPQKPFIVRLLTNLAFWVIFGIVAGIAVGVFFPDLGIQSKPGIDYFIKALKALIGPIIFLTIVSGIIGLESMKDLGSIGLKGFIYFEVVSTIALAVGIIFGETLKPGHDMHLDYTQLDASSVEKFTSQASSIDANSGLIAHTLHILRGAVPVDGIFPYVHLLDPFIRSNTLQVLFMAIVTAVIISFLKHEHKNKILKPLEIIQHWVLKLLTILMLFSPVAAFSAMAYLIGKFGIGSLIGMLELLFVMALASCFFIFVVLGAICYFAKVNIFKFMRFIAKEVLIVFATSSSETALAPLMQKLEAAGIHKGAVGLIIPTGYSFNLDCTNIYLSLSVIFLAQAFGIPLSIEHLIQILIILMVTSKGAVGVTGSGFIVLAGTLAALPSAGIPVVTVAVLLGVDKFMSEMRAVGNLCGNAVGCLIISIWDKKVDMEKFRYALDHPDEFHFHS, encoded by the coding sequence TTGAATCAAAACGCTTCAATCGCGGCAAAGCCGCAAAAACCTTTTATAGTTAGACTACTTACCAATCTCGCGTTTTGGGTGATTTTCGGTATCGTCGCAGGTATCGCCGTGGGCGTATTTTTCCCGGATTTAGGCATACAGAGCAAGCCCGGTATCGATTACTTTATCAAAGCCCTAAAAGCGCTAATCGGCCCTATCATCTTTTTAACGATAGTCTCGGGCATCATAGGGCTTGAGAGTATGAAAGATCTAGGCTCTATCGGGCTTAAAGGATTTATTTACTTTGAGGTCGTAAGCACTATCGCGCTAGCTGTGGGTATAATCTTTGGCGAAACGCTAAAACCAGGGCATGATATGCACCTTGACTATACGCAGCTTGACGCCTCTAGCGTGGAAAAATTTACGAGCCAAGCCTCGAGCATAGACGCAAATAGCGGGCTCATAGCCCATACGCTTCATATTTTGCGCGGCGCGGTGCCGGTAGACGGCATTTTCCCTTACGTACATCTGCTTGATCCTTTCATCAGGTCAAATACGCTACAAGTGCTATTTATGGCGATCGTAACGGCGGTTATTATATCTTTTTTAAAACACGAACATAAAAACAAAATCCTAAAACCGCTTGAGATAATTCAGCACTGGGTGCTAAAACTACTTACGATTTTGATGCTATTTAGCCCCGTCGCGGCGTTTTCTGCTATGGCGTATTTGATAGGTAAATTCGGCATCGGCTCGCTAATAGGCATGCTTGAGCTGCTCTTTGTTATGGCGCTTGCGAGCTGCTTTTTTATCTTCGTAGTTCTTGGCGCGATTTGTTATTTTGCGAAGGTCAATATCTTTAAATTTATGCGCTTCATCGCAAAAGAAGTCTTGATCGTATTTGCGACGAGTTCTTCCGAGACCGCGCTAGCCCCGCTCATGCAAAAGCTAGAAGCCGCAGGCATCCACAAAGGCGCGGTCGGACTCATCATACCGACGGGATATTCGTTTAATCTTGATTGCACGAACATCTACCTGTCGCTTAGCGTTATTTTCCTAGCTCAGGCTTTCGGTATCCCGCTAAGCATCGAGCATCTGATACAAATTCTCATCATCTTGATGGTAACGAGCAAGGGCGCGGTGGGCGTCACGGGCTCAGGATTTATCGTGCTTGCCGGTACGCTTGCCGCGCTTCCTAGCGCCGGTATCCCAGTAGTCACCGTTGCGGTACTGCTTGGCGTGGATAAATTTATGTCCGAGATGCGCGCGGTCGGAAACCTCTGCGGCAACGCCGTAGGCTGCCTAATCATCTCGATCTGGGATAAAAAAGTAGATATGGAGAAATTTCGCTACGCGCTCGATCACCCGGACGAGTTTCACTTCCATTCGTAA
- a CDS encoding YebC/PmpR family DNA-binding transcriptional regulator, producing MGRAFEYRRAAKEARWDKMSKVFPKLAKAITVAAKEGGTEPDMNPKLRAAIAAAKAQNMPKDNIDAAIKRASGKDSADIKTIFYDGKGAHGVQIIVECATDNPTRTVANVKAIFSKNGGEILPSGSLNFMFTRKSVFELDMPAKELDEIELELIDFGLTEIEEEDGVLYIYGDYASFGTLSEGIEKLGLEAKKASLQYIANSPVSLNEEQMNELEKLLDKLEDDDDVQAVYTNIE from the coding sequence ATGGGACGAGCGTTTGAATATAGGCGCGCCGCGAAGGAAGCGCGCTGGGACAAGATGAGTAAGGTTTTTCCAAAACTCGCAAAAGCCATAACCGTAGCGGCTAAAGAGGGCGGCACCGAGCCTGATATGAACCCGAAACTTCGCGCCGCGATAGCAGCGGCCAAAGCGCAAAATATGCCAAAAGACAACATCGACGCGGCGATAAAACGCGCCAGCGGCAAGGACAGCGCGGATATCAAGACTATCTTTTACGACGGCAAAGGCGCTCACGGCGTGCAAATCATCGTCGAGTGCGCTACCGATAACCCGACTCGCACGGTCGCAAACGTCAAGGCGATATTTAGCAAAAACGGCGGCGAAATTTTGCCTAGCGGAAGTCTAAATTTCATGTTTACGAGAAAGAGCGTTTTTGAGCTTGATATGCCCGCAAAAGAGCTTGACGAGATCGAGCTAGAGCTCATCGACTTCGGTCTAACCGAGATCGAGGAGGAAGACGGCGTGCTTTATATCTACGGCGATTACGCGAGCTTCGGAACTCTTAGCGAAGGTATCGAAAAGCTGGGCCTAGAGGCTAAAAAAGCAAGCCTGCAATACATCGCAAACTCGCCCGTAAGCCTAAACGAAGAGCAAATGAACGAGCTAGAAAAGCTCCTCGATAAGCTCGAAGACGACGACGACGTGCAAGCGGTTTATACAAATATCGAATAA
- a CDS encoding peptidylprolyl isomerase, with amino-acid sequence MRNDELKIYDIDAAELAKLKFAVIHTEKGDMKLELYGDEAPQAVTNFAHLAKSGFYDGLNFHRVIPNFVIQGGCPHGTGTGGPGWRIKCECVGQKHKHKRGTLSMAHAGRDTGGSQFFVCHSAQPHLDGVHTVFGQIVDEASLKTLDSIRQGDKINSIEILESL; translated from the coding sequence ATGAGAAACGACGAACTAAAAATCTACGACATCGATGCGGCTGAGCTTGCTAAGCTCAAATTTGCAGTGATCCACACCGAAAAAGGCGATATGAAGCTCGAGCTTTACGGCGACGAAGCGCCGCAAGCCGTGACGAATTTCGCTCATCTAGCCAAAAGCGGCTTTTACGACGGATTAAATTTCCACCGCGTGATCCCAAATTTCGTGATCCAGGGCGGATGTCCGCACGGCACGGGCACCGGAGGGCCTGGCTGGCGCATCAAATGCGAGTGCGTAGGCCAAAAACATAAGCACAAACGAGGAACCCTATCTATGGCGCACGCCGGACGCGATACGGGCGGCAGTCAGTTTTTCGTCTGCCACAGCGCGCAGCCGCACCTTGACGGCGTACATACGGTGTTTGGACAGATCGTGGACGAAGCGAGCCTAAAGACTCTAGATAGCATCAGGCAAGGCGATAAGATAAACTCGATCGAAATTTTAGAGAGTTTGTAA